GGCGACCCGGGCGGCGTGCTCGATGTCCGCCGGGGTGAACAGGTCGCTCGCGCCGACCAGCACGTCCAGGTCCACGTCCGCGCGGCCGGCCGCGTAGCGGGACCAGATCGCCGCCCGGGCCGCCGCGTCCGGGGTGCCGATCGGGATCAGGTAGTCGAAGCGCCCCGGGCGCAGGAAGGCCGGGTCCAGCGAGCGCACCGAGTTGGTGGCGCACACCAGTAGCCGCTCCTCACCCTCCCGGAAGCCCGGGATCAGCTTGAGCAGCTCGTTGGTCACCCCGTGCATGCCGCCCTGCACGCCCTCGGTGCGGACCGGCGCGATCTCCTCCACCTCGTCGATGAACACCAGGGCCCGCTCCAGCTGCCCGATCCGGGCGAAGGCGTCCCGCAACGCGGCCGCCAGGTTGCCCTCGTCCGCCAGCCTGGACGGCAGCAGCTCCACGAACGGCCAGCCCAGCCGGGACGCGATCGCCCGGGCGAAGGTGGTCTTGCCCGTCCCCGGCGGCCCGAACAAGGCGATGGCCCGCGGCGCCCGTACCCCGTGCCGGGCGGCCCGCTCCGGCTCGGCGAGCGGCAGCACCACCCGCCGCTCGATCAGGTTCTTCTCCGCCTCCATCCCCGCGACCCGCTCCCACAGGTCGCCGGGCAGCAGCCGGCCGCCCAGCTCCTCCAGCAGGCCGGTCGCCGGGCCGACGGCCGGCTCGGTCCGCTCGAAGTACGCGGCCGCCGGACGCCGGGTGTACCCCGCGTTGTGCAGGCCCTCACCGAGCAGCTCCTCCTCCGGCAGCACGTACGCGATCCGCCGCACCCGGCCCGCGAGCAGACGCCGCTCCAGCTCGCGCAGCAGCGAACTGGCCAGGCCGCGGCCGCGCCAGGCCGGCGCGATCGCGATCCGCATCACCCAGGCCCGCTCCCCCGCCACACAGGCCAGCGCCGCCCCGATCGGCGTGCCCTGGTGCACCGCGACCACCGCGGGCTGGCGGGAGGTCAGCGCCCCGATGCACTCCGCCAGCGAGAACACGGACTCCTGGCCCAGTTCCGCCGTGGTGTCGATCAGATGGACGACCGCCGCAAGATCGTCCTCGCGGTAGTCGTGGATCAGCCAGTTCACCGGTGCCGCCTCTCGTCGCCGTGGTCACCGAACGCTAGGGCGACGGCCGCCGCCGGGCCCGCGCCGGAACGGACAAGGACGCCACCGGGATTCGGACGATCCGCACCTACCCGGACGGCGGCCGGAGCCCCGTCCTCGCGCGGCCGGGCCGGCGGCGTCCCTCCGGAAGCGGCCGCTCCGGCCCCGCTCCGGCCGGGGCGGGAGCCACCGCGGCAGGCCCGCACCGGGCGGCGCGAACCGCCACCGCGTCGCGATCAGCTCGGCGCGGCTTTGGCAAGGGGCGTCCACGAATCGTCCGGTAGTGAGCGGTCGCCGTCGAATTGTTTGACGATTCATCAGCCCCGGCGGCGAGACTACGAGTTGCGTCCCGTCTTGCCCGTACCGAGCCAGGAGTAGCACCGTGCGCATACTGTTCACCGGACCGGCCGCGGCCGGCCACCTGTTCCCGATGGTGCCGACCGCCCAGGCGCTGCGAGCCGCCGGGCACGAGGTGCTGTTCGCCGGGTCCCTGCCGCTGGACCAGCTGCGCAACGCCGGCTTCCCGATCACCGAGATCGGCGACGGCACCAACATCCAGCAGGCCTTCGAGCGGGCCTCCGAGCGCGGCGCCACCTACGTCAACCACGACAAGACGCAGGAGGAGATCTTCGACCTCGCCGCCGTCGGCTTCGCGGAGCTCGCCCGCCCCACCGTGGACGGCCTGCTCGCCGCCGCCGAGCTGTGGGCCCCGGACGTCCTGGTCTACGACTCCTTCCAGGCCGCCGCGCCGCTGGTCGCGGCGAAGCTCGGGATCCCCTCGGTACTGCACAACTTCGGGGTGGTCTCCGGCCACGAGATGGTCGCCAGGCTCGCCGGCCACTTCGAGGACGTCTACCAGAAGCACGAGGTCGCCGGGCCGGCCCGGCCGATCGCGCTGGACGTGCTGCCCGCCTCGCTCGGCGGCGACGGCGACGGCTGGCGGACGCGCTACGTCCCGTACAACGGCGGCGGGTTCCTGCCGGCCGACCTGCTGCGCCGGGCCGGCCGGCCGCGCGTGGTGGTCACCCTCGGCACCGTGCTGACCCAGATGGACGGGGTCCGGTCGATCACGGCGCTGGCGGAGGCGGCCGGCTCGGTGGACGCGGAGTTCCTGTTCGCGCTCGGCGGCGCGGACGTCGCGCTGCTCGGCGACCTCCCCGCCAACGTCCGGACGCTGCCCTGGGCGCCGCTGGCCGAACTGCTCGGCACCGCCGACGCGGTGGTCCACCACGGCGGCTCCGGCACCATGCTGACCAGCATGGTGGCGGGCATCCCGCAGCTGCTCCTCCCGCAGGGCGCCGACCACTTCGCCAACGCCGACGCCCTGGTGGCGGCCGGCGCCGGGCTCCGCGCCAAGTCCGAGGAGGTCGACGGCGAGCTGCTCGACCGGCTGCTCACCGACCCCGCGCTGCGGGCGGGCGCGAAGGCCCTGCTGGCCGAGAACGACGCGCTGCCGGCCCCCGCCGCGCTGGTCCCCGGCTTCGAGGCCCTGGCGGCCCGGTCGCGCTGACCCGACCGGTCCGCGGCGGGCACTCCCCCGCCCCGGACCGCGGGCCCGGCTATCGTGACCGGATGGCCGACCGCCCCGCTGATCCGCCCACCCGCGTACCCACCGCCGCGCGCACCGGTCCGGCTACCGGTCCGGCCGCCGGTCCGCAGTCCCTTCGGACCCTCCAGGACGACCTCGGGCTGACCGTCCGACTCGGCACGGTGCGGCGGGTGGTGTCGCTGGTGCCCTCGCTGACCGAGGCGGTGGCCGTCACCGCACCCGGCCTGCTGGTCGGCGCCACCGACTGGTGCACCCACCCGGCGGACCTCCAGGTGACCCGGATCGGCGGCACCAAGAACCCGGACGTACCGGCGATCGTCGCGCTCGCCCCCGACCTGGTGCTCGCCAACGAGGAGGAGAACCGGCTCCCCGACCTGGACGCCCTGCGGGCCGCCGGCCTGCCCGTCTGGGTCACCGGGATCCGCACCCTGGACCAGGCCCTGGCCTCACTGGACCGGATGCTCGGCCTCGCCTGCGGCCTGGCCCGGCCGGCCTGGCTGGACCAGGCGCAGACCGCCTGGCAGGACGTCCGGCCGCCGGGCCCGCCGCTGCGCGCGGTGGTGCCGGTCTGGCGCCGGCCCTGGATGGTGCTCGGCCGCGACACCTTCGCGGGGGACGTGCTGCGCCGGCTCGGAGCCCCGCCCTTGCACGCCGACCACGCCGAGCGCTACCCCGCCGTCCCGGTCGGGGAGCTCAACGCCGCCCGCCCCGACCTGGTCGTCCTGCCGGACGAGCCCTACCGCTTCACCGCCGAGGACGGCCCGGAGGCCTTCCCCGGTGTGCCCGCCGCCCTGGTCAGCGGCCGGCATCTGACCTGGTACGGCCCCTCGCTGGCCGAGGCGCCGGACCTGCTCGCCGCCCAGCTGGCCACCCGCCTACCACCCGTCGCCGGGGCCCGAGGCCAGGACGGGGACGGGGACGGGGACGGGGGCGGGAGCGGGTTCGGAGGCGTGGACGGGAACGAGGACGCGAGCGGGTTCGGAGGCGTGGACGGGAACGAGGACGCGAGCGGGTTCGGAGGCGTGGACGGGAACGAGGACGCGAGCGGGTTCGGAGGCGTGGACGGGAACGAGGACGCGAGCGGGTTCGGAGGCGTGGACGGGAACGAGGACGCGAGCGGGTTCGGAGGCGTGGACGGGAACGAGGACGCGAGCGGGTTCGGAGGCGTGGACGGGAACGAGGACGCGAGCGGGTTCGGAGGCGTGGACGGGAACGAGGACGGGGACGAGGATCGGGGCGGGCAGGGCGCGCCCGCCTGACCGGAGCCCCGGCCGGGGCCCTGGTGACCGGCCGTCAGACCGCCCGCCGTAGGATGACGCTTCTTTCGAGCATGGTTCGTCCACGGGGGGATGGTTCCGGATGCACATGAGGTCTGCACAACGGGCGACGGTTCTGGTCACGGCGGTGGCCCTGTCGGGTGCACTGCTCGCGGCCTGCGGTCACACCGCGCAGGGCGGCGCGAGCACCGAGGCCGGCGCCACGCCCGCGGCCGCCGGTGCGACGGCGACCACGAGCGGCACGCCGTCGCCGACGCCCACGGCGAGCGACACAGCGAGTGCCTCCCCCAGCGCCACGACCAGCCCGTCGGCCAAGGCGACCACCGCCTCACCGAGCCGGAGCGCCACCGCGAAGCCCACGGCTGCGCCCACCGGCAAGGCCGGCGCACCGCAGCCCGCGGCAGCCCCCGCGCCGGCCCCCGTACCCGTCGCCAAGCCCGGCCCGGCGGCCCCGCCGCCGCCGGCCCCGGCCACCACCCACGTCCCGCCGCTGCAGAGCTCCTGCAAGCCGAGCTACCCGAGGCCGAACGAGCCCAGGGCCACGGTCGGCGCCGCGCTGACCGCCGCCGCCGGCCAGTCCCGGGTGCTCAACCTGAGCAACGGCGGCACCGACAGGATGCCGCCGCTGCCCGCGAACCTGGTCAGGGCGATCGCCTGGCAGGAGAGCGGCTGGCAGTCCGGCATCCTCGCCTGCGACGGCGGCATCGGGACCATGCAGGTCATGCCGGACACCGTCACCTGGATGAACGGCAAGTTCGCCGCCAAGTCGGACGCGACCACGCTGGAGGGCAATGTCCAGCTCGGCACCCAGCTGATCGACTGGCTGGTCGCGTACTACGGCGACTCCGGCTTCGGCGGGAAGTACGACCTCGCCCCGGACCCGGCCACCGGCAAGACCCCGCTGCTCGACCTGGTGATCGCCGCCTACAACGCGGGCGCCGGCAATGTGCACTACAACACCGTCACCGACCCGGCCACCAACACCACCACCGGCAGCCTGGTGATCCCGAACCCCGGCTACGTCGCCAACGTCAAGGCCCTGATGAGCAGCGCCCCCTGGAACGCCGCCGGCTGACCGCGGCCCGGCGACGGGCCCCGGCCGGTCCTGCCCCACAGTCGGTCCGGGCGCGGTCCCGGTCGGTCCGGCGACCGACCGACCTTCGCGGTCGGCACGCACGAGAGCCCGGCGGACGGATCCGCCGGGCTCTCGGCTGCTACGGGTACCTCGGTGGCGCCGGGGTTCAGCTACGGGCCTCGGACACCGCGGTGCCCAGGGCCTCCTTGATCCGGGGACCGAGGCGCGCGAAGCCGAACTCCTTCATCGCCGCACGCAGCAGCTCCTCGTCGCTGCGCTCGACGGCGTCGCCGTCGATCCACCGGACCACGGCGAGCAGCTCGGCGGCCGAGTAGGCCGTGACGGGCTTGCCCGGCGTGAAGTCCGGCTTCTTCGGACGGCGCGCACGAACGACCTTGGCCGGCTCGTCGGTCTCGTCGGTCTCGTCGGTCTCAGCGACCTCGTCGGTCTCAGCGACCTCAGCGACCTCAGCGACCTCAGCGACCTCAGCGACCTCAGCGACCTCAGCGACCTCAGCGACCTCAGCGACCTCAGCGACCTCAGCGACCTCAGCGACCTCAGCGACCTCAGCGACCTCAGCGACCTCAGCGACCTCAGCGACCTCAGCGACCTCAGCGACCTCAGCGACCTCAGCGACCTCAGCGACCTCAGCGACCTCAGCGACCTCAGCGACCTCAGCGACCTCAGCGACCTCAGCGACCTCAGCGACCGGGGCAGGGTCCACCGCCGGGGCGACGGGCGCAACCTCGGGCTCGACGGCCTCGGCCTCGGGCTCCCGAACCTCCGGCGTCGCGTCGACGTGCGCCTCGGCGGCGACCTCGGCCTCAGCGACCTCAGTGTCGGCCACCTCGGCCGCCTCGGGCTCGACGGCATCGGCTTCAACCGCAACTACGGCGGCCTCGACGACCTCAGCCTCAGCCTCAGCTGCCTCGGTCTCGGTCTCGGTCTCGGTCTCAGCCTCGGCAGCCTCCACCTCGACCTCAGCCTCGACCTCGGCCTCAACCTCCGGCTCGACCACCGCCACGGCCAGAGCCGCGTCCTCGGTGGCGGGCGCCGGGATGGTGATCACGGCCTCCGTCTCCACCTCGGGCACGACAGCGGCCTCGACCTCGGCCTCGACCTCCTGGATCTCGGCCTCGGCCTGGCCGTCACGCTGGCCGCCGGCCAGAGCCTGCCGGGCGGCGTCGGCCCCACCGGTGTGGCGCTGGTAGGCGGCTTCGGCGGCGCGCCGGTCGGCGCGGGCCGCGGTCAGCTCCGTGAGCAGCTCGGCGA
The sequence above is a segment of the Kitasatospora sp. NBC_00240 genome. Coding sequences within it:
- a CDS encoding bifunctional GNAT family N-acetyltransferase/ATP-binding protein; amino-acid sequence: MNWLIHDYREDDLAAVVHLIDTTAELGQESVFSLAECIGALTSRQPAVVAVHQGTPIGAALACVAGERAWVMRIAIAPAWRGRGLASSLLRELERRLLAGRVRRIAYVLPEEELLGEGLHNAGYTRRPAAAYFERTEPAVGPATGLLEELGGRLLPGDLWERVAGMEAEKNLIERRVVLPLAEPERAARHGVRAPRAIALFGPPGTGKTTFARAIASRLGWPFVELLPSRLADEGNLAAALRDAFARIGQLERALVFIDEVEEIAPVRTEGVQGGMHGVTNELLKLIPGFREGEERLLVCATNSVRSLDPAFLRPGRFDYLIPIGTPDAAARAAIWSRYAAGRADVDLDVLVGASDLFTPADIEHAARVAAQSAFERDLTAPDGTEGASTRDYLGAIEQARPTVTPAMIEEFGADITSHARV
- a CDS encoding glycosyltransferase; translation: MRILFTGPAAAGHLFPMVPTAQALRAAGHEVLFAGSLPLDQLRNAGFPITEIGDGTNIQQAFERASERGATYVNHDKTQEEIFDLAAVGFAELARPTVDGLLAAAELWAPDVLVYDSFQAAAPLVAAKLGIPSVLHNFGVVSGHEMVARLAGHFEDVYQKHEVAGPARPIALDVLPASLGGDGDGWRTRYVPYNGGGFLPADLLRRAGRPRVVVTLGTVLTQMDGVRSITALAEAAGSVDAEFLFALGGADVALLGDLPANVRTLPWAPLAELLGTADAVVHHGGSGTMLTSMVAGIPQLLLPQGADHFANADALVAAGAGLRAKSEEVDGELLDRLLTDPALRAGAKALLAENDALPAPAALVPGFEALAARSR
- a CDS encoding transglycosylase SLT domain-containing protein; amino-acid sequence: MRSAQRATVLVTAVALSGALLAACGHTAQGGASTEAGATPAAAGATATTSGTPSPTPTASDTASASPSATTSPSAKATTASPSRSATAKPTAAPTGKAGAPQPAAAPAPAPVPVAKPGPAAPPPPAPATTHVPPLQSSCKPSYPRPNEPRATVGAALTAAAGQSRVLNLSNGGTDRMPPLPANLVRAIAWQESGWQSGILACDGGIGTMQVMPDTVTWMNGKFAAKSDATTLEGNVQLGTQLIDWLVAYYGDSGFGGKYDLAPDPATGKTPLLDLVIAAYNAGAGNVHYNTVTDPATNTTTGSLVIPNPGYVANVKALMSSAPWNAAG